In Methanofollis sp., the DNA window ACGAGCACGACCTTGCGGTCTACGTGCTCGGCAACTTCGAGGTCTGTATCGAGGAGAAGTTCCCCCACCTCCGCCGGGGCATCCGCGTGCCGATCGTCCTCACCGGAGCGCCGCCGACCGACCGCCTGAAGGCTGTCATCGACCCGCCTGTGGAGGGCTATGTCGGCGAGATGGGCCGCCTCATGCACCGGACAAAGCGGCCGGAAGAACTCTCCGTCCTGGACGAGATGGTCGAGGAGGTGGCCCGCGTCCTGGACGAGAGGCGGGCGGCGATCGCGAAGGACCCCCTCTCCGTCTCGCCGGCACGTCTGATGGACGTGATCCTGGAGAAAGTGCCCGAGGTCCGTGCCGTCACCCACCCGACGCCCGTCACCGTCCAGATGGCGGGGCTGCGGGTGAAACTCTCCTACGAGAGTTTTGCAAAGGAGCTTCGGGCCCTGGAGATCGAGGAGGGCGTCACTGTCGGGGACGTCGCCGACGTCCTCCCCTCGAAGATGCGAAACTACATCTGGATCCGGATAAAACCCTTCTCTGAAACCAACACCATGGTGTAAAGATGGAGTTTGAAGAGAAACTCGCCGAGGTCCTGGAGGGAGGGAAGAAGGAGACCGCGTCCCGGTGGCTTGCCGAGGTCGAGGAGGAGTATGGGAGGGCGCCCCTGATCCTGAAAAGGATGGGGGAGAGGCCCGAGGTGCTCATCTCCCACCTGCTGTACAAGTCCTCGGTCTTCGAGACCAGCCACCTCGACCCGAAGTGCATCGAACTGATCAGCCTTGCCGTCGGCGCCGCCCTCAAGTGCCGCCACTGCGTGGAGTACCATATGGCGTCGGCGAAGGCGAAGGGCGCCACCCGCGACGAGATCCTGGAGGCGATCCTCATTGCGGGCCTCGCCTCCAATGCCTCCGTCCTCGCCGACGCCTACAGGGTGATGGACGAGGAAAAGGACTCCGAGCCCTGCATCTCCTGCGACATCCAGGGGAAGGACGGGGACTCCGGAAAGACGGAGTGAGTCTCCGGGGAGGTTTTCCTCCTCTTTTCATGCTTTTTTCTGTCGCACATCTCAGTGCGGATAGGTTGAGATGGCACTCCCCCTTTCTGGGTTTCCTGTTCTTTCTTCCCCCGAACTATTCTGAGATGGGGATCCGGGGGTAACGAGCGTAGCGAGTTCTAGAAAACCGTAGGTTTTCGAGGTGCAACCGAAGGGAGCATGAGAAGCCATCAGGCTTTCGAGGCAGTCCCCCGGCAGGCAGTATGGGGAAGACAGTGGATCCCTCTCCCCTGCCCGTCCCCGAAGATACCATTTAATATTCCGTCCGGGGATAGGAGGGGTGACAGGCATCAGGCCGCGTCGATGGGGGGGACGTTCATGGCGGCGATATGTCTGGGCTTTGAGGTGCACCAGCCCTTCAGGCTCAACAGGGATTTTGTACCGGCGATGGCGAGAGGTCGGCGTGACCTGAAGGACTGCTACTTCGATCCCTTGAACAGGGAGATCCTGGACCGCGTCGCCGCCCGGTGCTATATCCCGGCGACGGAGATCGTCCTGGACGCCCTCGACGGCGGGATGAGGTGCGCCTTCTCCCTCTCCGGGGTGCTGGTCGAGCAACTTGAGCGGTGGAACCCCGACGCCCTCGCCCTCTTTGCCGAGGTGGCGGCCCACAAAAACGCCGAGTTCCTCGCCCAGACCTACTACCACAGCCTCGCCGGTTTCTTCGCCGACACGGAGGAACTCAGCCTGCAGATGCGGATGCACGCCGACCTGATGCACGACCTCTTCGGGCGAGTGCCGACGGTCGCCGAGAACACCGAGTTCGCGCTGGACGACCGGATCGCCGCCGTCGTGCGGGACCTCGGTTTCTCCGCGGTCTATACCGAGGGGGCCGACCGCCTGCTCGGCGGGCTGGACCCGAATGAGACCTACACCTGTGACGGCCTCCCTCTCCTCCTGCGGAACTGCCCTCTCTCCGACGACATCGCCTTCCGCTTCTCCTGGGCCGGGTGGGACAAGCACCCGCTGATGGCAGAGACCTATGCCTCCTGGGTCGCCCGCTCATCCGGGCGGTGCGCCCATGTCTTCATCGACTACGAGACCTTCGGCGAGCACCATAAGGAAGAGAGCGGCATCCTGGACTTCCTCGAAGCCCTGCCCGCGTCCTTCGACGAGGCCGGCGTCGCCACTCTCCTCCCGTCGGAGGCGGCCGCCTCCCCCCCGGCCGTGGAGTTATCCCTCGAAAACATGGTCTCCTGGGCCGACCTTGAGAAAGACGCGTCTGCCTGGCTCGGCAACCCTGTCCAGCAGAGCGCCTTCTTCGCCCTCGAACACTCCCCCGCGAGGGCTGCTCGCCCCGACCTCTGGCGCTATCTCGGGACGAGCGACCACTTCTACTACCTCGCACGAAAGGACGGGTCCTGCGGCGAGGTGCACCGCTACTTCTGTCCCGAGGGGAATGACGGTTCCCATGACACCTACATGCGGGTGCTCTCCCACCTGGAGGGCAGGTGTCTCGGCAGGGGGAGACGGGTGGTCGCTTCTCTCCCGCCTGACCGCGCCTTCCACTTCTGCTTCCCCGGCGGGCAGTACGCGGGCGTCTCGGCGCACAGCCTCAGGGAGTTCGAGGAGGCCCTGGAAAGAGCGCCCCGCGAGTCGGTCTGGTGGCACCTCGACCGCGGCGACTACCCCCGCTGGATCGAGGGTTCTGTCGGCGACAGAAGGCTGGCGCGGGCGGTCTCGGCCTGTGCGACCCCTGACGACGTGCGAGAGGCGGTCCGTGCACGGAGGTGTTTGCTCTGCGGCGACTGAAGATCGCGTTCTTCTGCTGGGAGTCCCTTCACGGTATCAGGGTCGGCGGCCTCGCCCCGGCGGCGACCTGCCTTGCCGAGGCCCTTGCCCGCGACCACGAGGTCCACTTCTTCACCCGCGGCTCCGGGCCGCCGGAAAAAAACGGCGTCGTCTACCACTACTGCGACCCGCACGGCGGAAACATCGTCGAGTTCTGCAAAGACCTCGCCCTGAAGGCCTGCCGCCAGTTCCGCGAGGAGGACTCTCCCCCCTTCGACATCCTCCACTTTCACGACTGGCACTTTGTCGAGGCGATGCACCGCCTGCGGGAGAGGAAGACGGTGCTCTCCTTCCACTCCACCGAGTACGGGCGGAACGGCAACCAGAAAGGCGGGTGGTGGGAGTTCGGCGAAATATCAGGCAAGGAGTGGTACGGGGCCTATATCGCAAAAAGGGTGGTCGCCGTCTCGAAGACCCTGAGGGCGGAGGTGATCGACCTGTACGCTGTCCCTGCCTGGAAGATCGACGCCGTCCCGAACGGGATCGACCCGGAAACCTTTGCGATGCGTGTCGACCAGGGCGCGGTGAAGCGCCGGTACGGCCTCCACCCCTATGCGCCCCTCGTCTTCTTCGGCGGCCGTCTCGTCTACCAGAAGGGGCCGGACATCCTTGTGAAGGCGATCCCGTCCGTGCTGCGGCACCGCTGGGACGCGAACTTCATCTTCGCGGGCAAGGGCGACATGCAGGACTGGGTCGCCCGCCATACCCGGGGGATGCCCGCGCAGGTGCTCGGCTATCTTGCCGAACCCGACTTCGTCAGTCTCCTCAATGCCGCGGACATCGTCGCCATCCCGAGCAGGAACGAGCCTTTCGGCCTGATCCTCACCGAGGCCTGGAGTGCGAGCCGGTGCGTCGTCGCCTCCGACGTCGGCGGCCTCGGCGAGAACATCGAGCACCTGGTGAACGGCGTCAAGGTGCCGGTCTCGGCCGAGGGGATCGCGGACGGGATCAACACCGTCATCGGCGACCGCAGACTCTGCTCCACCCTCGGTCGGCAGGGCCGGGAGAAGGTGGAGAGGGAGTTCAGATGGGAGGCGGTGGCGCGGGCGATGGAACAGGTCTACGAGAAGGTGCTCTGATGCGGGTCGCCTATTTTCTGGACGAGTTCCCCCCCTTCATCCGGGGCGGCCTCGGGACATATGCACTGGAGATGGCCCCGCGCCTTGCGGCGGCAGGCCACGACCTCACCGTCTACGCTTTCAGGATGGGGAACGCGGCCGTGGAGGAGGAGTGGGCCGGAGCCCATGTCCGCCGCCTCCCCCTCCCCGAACCCGCTCCTCTCCTTCCAGTGGTCCTGCCCTCCGAGGTTGCGGCCTGGCCCCCCGACGCCGCCCACTTCTTTGCCGACTATCTCTTCTACAACATCATCGCCGCCGGCGACCTCCTTGCCCGCGGCGAGGGGGCCGACCTCGCGGTGGCGCACGACTGGCTCGCCGCCCCGGCCGCGATGGTGACGGCCGCGACCTTCGGCATTCCTTTTGTCTTCCATGTCCACTCGACCGAAGGGGGAAGGTCCGAGGGAGGAGGGTCGCCGACTGTCAGGGCCATCGAGGCCCGCGCCCTGGAGACGGCGGCCGCCGTCATCACGGTCAGCCATGCGATGGAGGACGAACTCCTCGCCCTCGGTGTCCCTGCCGAAAAGATTCGCGTCGTCCACAATGGCGTCGATACGGCGAAGTACGACCCCGCCCGTATTCCGCCGGCGGCGGTGCGGGCCTTCAGGGAGCGCCTCGGCATCGGATGCGACCCCCTCGTCCTCTTCATCGGCCGGCTGACGCGGGTGAAGGGGGCCGACACCCTTCTGCGGGCCTTCGGCATGCTCCTGCAAAAGGTGCCCGCGGCGCACCTCCTCGTCCTCGGCGTCGGTGAGATGGACGGGGAGATCAGGTGCCTGGCCGACGAGGTCGGGGAGGGGCGGGTCCACCTGGAGTTCTCCTTTCTTCCCGAAGAGGAGCGTATCCTCCGCTATGCCGCCGCCGACGTCTGCGTCTTCCCCTCGACCTACGAACCCTTCGGCATCGTCTGCACCGAGGCGATGGCGATGGGAAAACCTGTCGTCGTCGGGGCGCGGGGCACCTCGGGGATGCGGGAGCAGGTCGTGCCTGCGGGCGACGGCATCTGCGGTTTCCACATCAACCCCCATGACCCGGCAGACATCGCCACCTATCTCTCCCTCGTCCTCCGCGATTCCGCCCTGCGGGAACTTATGGGGATGAACGGGAGGGCGCGGGCCGTCTCCCTCTTCTCCTGGGACCGGGCGGCGCGGGAGACGGCGGCGGTCTACGAGGCGGCCGCCAGAGGGGGGAAGAGGCCGTGATCGCCTTCTCCGCCGGCCTCCAGGACCGTGCGTTCGCCCGGACGAAGGAGTACCTCCTTGTCGCTGACGGCGCCTATGCCTCCTCCTCCCTTGCCGGGAACACCCGGAAGTATCATGGCCTCCTTGTCAGGGACGGCCGCGTCCTCCTCTCCGGCCTCGACGAGTACCTGGACGGCACCGCCCTCACGCCGGCGGCCTATGCGGGCGGGAACGACGACCGCGGGCTTGCCGCCCTCGCCGCCGTCTCCCTCTCGCCGGAGCCCGTCTTCGTCTACCATGCCGGGGGTGCGGTCCTGCGGAAGACGGTTTCCTTCGACGGCGTCCTCTCCGTCAGGTACGACCTCCTCGGCGAGGGGACGCTCAGGGTGGCGCCCCTCGTTGCCTGCCGCGGCGTCCATGAGGTGAGGAGATCCTGCGACAAACTCCTGGCCGCCCCCCTCCCTGACGGCGTTCAGGTCGGCCCCCTGAAAGTCAGGTCTGACCTCCCCTTCACCCCGGCCCCGACCGTCTACCGCGACGTCCTCTACGAGGTGGAGAGGGAGCGGGGCTATGCCCACCAGGAGGATCTCTTCTGCCCCGGCGTCTTCGAGGGCGGCGGGGAGGACCGGACATTCAGGTTGACTGCCGACGCGGGCGGAGGATGGTCTCCCCCAAAAAAGTCGGGTGACTGGCTCTCCCGCGCCGCAGACACCTTCCTTGCCGGCGACGGCATCCTCGCGGGTTACCACTGGTTCGCGGAGGAGTGGGGCAGGGACACCTTCGTCTCCCTGCCCGGCCTCCTCCTGTCCCGCGGCGACCATGCCAGCGCCCGCCGCATCTTCACCCGCTGGGCCGGCATGATCCGGGGCGGCCTCATCCCGAACAGGCCTCCCGACGATTATTCTTCGTCGGACGCCGCCCTCTGGTTCGTCCTCGCCCTCGCAAGGTATGCGACCGGAGAGAAAGACCCGACATTTGTCCGCTCCATGCGCCCGCAGGTCGCCGCCATCCTCGACGGCTATCAGGACAGCCCGGTGACGCGCCTCGACGGTGCGCTCCTCTCGGTCGCCCCGCGGAGCACCTGGATGGACACCCCTTTCACGCCCCGCGCCGGAAAGCCCGTCGAGGTCAACGCCCTCTGGGTGGCGGCCCTCAGGTTCGCGGAGTCCCTCGGCGTCGACGGCCCGGTGACGGCCCGCGAGGCCGAAGAGGCCTTCGGCCGGTTCTGGAACGAGGAGAAGGGCTGCTTCTTCGACCTCATCGACCCTGCCGACCCGGCGGTCAGGCCGAACCAGGTCGTCGCCCTCGCCCTCGGCATCCCGCCGGCCGACCGGGCGACGAGGGCCCTTGCAGTGGTCAGGTCGGAACTTCTCACGCCCTTCGGCCTGCGCACACTCTCGCCCCGCGAGGCCGGGTATGCGGGTCGGTTCACCGGCGACGCCGCCTACCACAACGGGACAGTCTGGCCCTGGCTTCTCGGCTTTTACATCGACGCCCTCGGGGTCTACGAACCCGGCGTCGACCCCGACCCCCTGCTCGTCCCCCTCCGCGCCCATCTCGCCGACGCCGGCCTCGGCACGATCTCCGAATGCTTCGACGGCGACCCGCCGCACAGGCCGGGCGGCTGCATCGCGCAGGCGTGGAGCGTCGCTGAAGTGTTAAGAGCCTCCGCGGCCCTGCGGGAGGTGCGCCATGAGGCGTGAACAGCATGTCGGCACCCTCTCCCCCGGCGACCCCTTCCGGGACTGGCTTGTTTCCGTCCTCGACGGTCGGATCAGGCACGCCGACGCCCCGGCCGATGTCTACCTGATCAGGCCGGCGTCGCACACGGTCTGCAGGTACGACTTTCACGGCGAAGGGGTCAACGTCGTCAGCAAGTTCTTTGCCGAACCGACCGGGACAAACCATCGCTTCGACCCGGAGAAGGCGATGGAAACCGAGTACAGGATGCTGAAAAAGGCGCGGCGGAGGATCGCGGTCCCCGAACCGATCGCCGTCCGTGCCGACTATCACTGCGCCCTTGTCACCGGGTACGTGAGGGGGCGGCCGCTCCTCGATTTCCTCAGGGACGACCCCTCCCTTTTCAACCGCCTGACCGACATCGCCGGCCTCCTGCGTCGTCTCCACGGGAGGGGCACGTCGGCGTACGACCTGGAGAGGGAGTTTACTACTTTTCAGGGCGTCCTCGGCCAGGTTGATCTTTCGCCGGGAGAGAAGGAGCGTTTCAACCGCCGCCTCAGGCGGTGGCGGGACGCCGGCACCCTGGAACGCCGCCGCGGCTGCATGATCCACCGCGACGCCACGCCGACAAACTATCTCTTCGGGGAGGACGGGGTCGTAGCGGTCGATTTCGAGAGCGCCTGGACAGGTGCGCACCCGGCGCACGACCTCGGCATCCTCTGCGCCGAGATCAGGTACGCCTTCAGGCGTCGGTACGGCGATGCCGGGAGGGCCGAACCCTATCTCGGCCATCTCCTCTGGCACTATGCGGGATCGGACGATGCGTTCAGGTACGTCACCGGGTGCGTCCCCTTCTCCATGGCCCTCGGCTATCTCCGTATGGCGCGCCTTTCGATCGGAAACCATGAAAAGGAATGGCTGAAAAAGGAGGCCCTTGCATGTCTCAGGCACCGGTAGATTTCACGCGGGTCCGCGCCGTACTCTTCGACTGTTACGACACCCTGCTCGACATCAGCACAGACGAGAGGGGCCTCTGCGGCTACCAGACCCTCAGCACGTGGGCGGCCTATCAGGGTGTGCGGATCGCCCCCGAAGACCTCAGGGACGAGTACAGGCAAAGGATCGCCTGGATGATGGCACAGAGCACGGAGGCCCATCCCGAGGTGAGGGTCGAGGAGATCTTTGCCGGGATCTGCCGGGACTACGCCGCCTGGCCGCTGGACGAGACCATCCTCGGGGTCATGTTCGCCCGGTCCTTCCGGGCCGCGACTGTCAGGAAACTGGGCGCCTTCCC includes these proteins:
- a CDS encoding carboxymuconolactone decarboxylase family protein codes for the protein MEFEEKLAEVLEGGKKETASRWLAEVEEEYGRAPLILKRMGERPEVLISHLLYKSSVFETSHLDPKCIELISLAVGAALKCRHCVEYHMASAKAKGATRDEILEAILIAGLASNASVLADAYRVMDEEKDSEPCISCDIQGKDGDSGKTE
- a CDS encoding amylo-alpha-1,6-glucosidase: MIAFSAGLQDRAFARTKEYLLVADGAYASSSLAGNTRKYHGLLVRDGRVLLSGLDEYLDGTALTPAAYAGGNDDRGLAALAAVSLSPEPVFVYHAGGAVLRKTVSFDGVLSVRYDLLGEGTLRVAPLVACRGVHEVRRSCDKLLAAPLPDGVQVGPLKVRSDLPFTPAPTVYRDVLYEVERERGYAHQEDLFCPGVFEGGGEDRTFRLTADAGGGWSPPKKSGDWLSRAADTFLAGDGILAGYHWFAEEWGRDTFVSLPGLLLSRGDHASARRIFTRWAGMIRGGLIPNRPPDDYSSSDAALWFVLALARYATGEKDPTFVRSMRPQVAAILDGYQDSPVTRLDGALLSVAPRSTWMDTPFTPRAGKPVEVNALWVAALRFAESLGVDGPVTAREAEEAFGRFWNEEKGCFFDLIDPADPAVRPNQVVALALGIPPADRATRALAVVRSELLTPFGLRTLSPREAGYAGRFTGDAAYHNGTVWPWLLGFYIDALGVYEPGVDPDPLLVPLRAHLADAGLGTISECFDGDPPHRPGGCIAQAWSVAEVLRASAALREVRHEA
- a CDS encoding HAD family hydrolase, with the protein product MSQAPVDFTRVRAVLFDCYDTLLDISTDERGLCGYQTLSTWAAYQGVRIAPEDLRDEYRQRIAWMMAQSTEAHPEVRVEEIFAGICRDYAAWPLDETILGVMFARSFRAATVRKLGAFPRSRRLLSALYGYPLGVVSNGQRVFSEVELRMFGLAPFFRTAVFSSDVGCKKPDDRIFQVALRRIGVEPEEALFIGDSMTNDIIPARRLGMQAIHIREAWLLFSV
- a CDS encoding phosphotransferase, whose amino-acid sequence is MRREQHVGTLSPGDPFRDWLVSVLDGRIRHADAPADVYLIRPASHTVCRYDFHGEGVNVVSKFFAEPTGTNHRFDPEKAMETEYRMLKKARRRIAVPEPIAVRADYHCALVTGYVRGRPLLDFLRDDPSLFNRLTDIAGLLRRLHGRGTSAYDLEREFTTFQGVLGQVDLSPGEKERFNRRLRRWRDAGTLERRRGCMIHRDATPTNYLFGEDGVVAVDFESAWTGAHPAHDLGILCAEIRYAFRRRYGDAGRAEPYLGHLLWHYAGSDDAFRYVTGCVPFSMALGYLRMARLSIGNHEKEWLKKEALACLRHR
- a CDS encoding glycosyltransferase family 4 protein produces the protein MFALRRLKIAFFCWESLHGIRVGGLAPAATCLAEALARDHEVHFFTRGSGPPEKNGVVYHYCDPHGGNIVEFCKDLALKACRQFREEDSPPFDILHFHDWHFVEAMHRLRERKTVLSFHSTEYGRNGNQKGGWWEFGEISGKEWYGAYIAKRVVAVSKTLRAEVIDLYAVPAWKIDAVPNGIDPETFAMRVDQGAVKRRYGLHPYAPLVFFGGRLVYQKGPDILVKAIPSVLRHRWDANFIFAGKGDMQDWVARHTRGMPAQVLGYLAEPDFVSLLNAADIVAIPSRNEPFGLILTEAWSASRCVVASDVGGLGENIEHLVNGVKVPVSAEGIADGINTVIGDRRLCSTLGRQGREKVEREFRWEAVARAMEQVYEKVL
- a CDS encoding alpha-amylase, yielding MAAICLGFEVHQPFRLNRDFVPAMARGRRDLKDCYFDPLNREILDRVAARCYIPATEIVLDALDGGMRCAFSLSGVLVEQLERWNPDALALFAEVAAHKNAEFLAQTYYHSLAGFFADTEELSLQMRMHADLMHDLFGRVPTVAENTEFALDDRIAAVVRDLGFSAVYTEGADRLLGGLDPNETYTCDGLPLLLRNCPLSDDIAFRFSWAGWDKHPLMAETYASWVARSSGRCAHVFIDYETFGEHHKEESGILDFLEALPASFDEAGVATLLPSEAAASPPAVELSLENMVSWADLEKDASAWLGNPVQQSAFFALEHSPARAARPDLWRYLGTSDHFYYLARKDGSCGEVHRYFCPEGNDGSHDTYMRVLSHLEGRCLGRGRRVVASLPPDRAFHFCFPGGQYAGVSAHSLREFEEALERAPRESVWWHLDRGDYPRWIEGSVGDRRLARAVSACATPDDVREAVRARRCLLCGD
- a CDS encoding glycosyltransferase family 4 protein; the protein is MRVAYFLDEFPPFIRGGLGTYALEMAPRLAAAGHDLTVYAFRMGNAAVEEEWAGAHVRRLPLPEPAPLLPVVLPSEVAAWPPDAAHFFADYLFYNIIAAGDLLARGEGADLAVAHDWLAAPAAMVTAATFGIPFVFHVHSTEGGRSEGGGSPTVRAIEARALETAAAVITVSHAMEDELLALGVPAEKIRVVHNGVDTAKYDPARIPPAAVRAFRERLGIGCDPLVLFIGRLTRVKGADTLLRAFGMLLQKVPAAHLLVLGVGEMDGEIRCLADEVGEGRVHLEFSFLPEEERILRYAAADVCVFPSTYEPFGIVCTEAMAMGKPVVVGARGTSGMREQVVPAGDGICGFHINPHDPADIATYLSLVLRDSALRELMGMNGRARAVSLFSWDRAARETAAVYEAAARGGKRP
- a CDS encoding methanogenesis marker 7 protein; the encoded protein is MIFVPITYKGGVFRHDEVVDLIEDLGGYIVQKHMIAQEVVLQCLVPKEDVELIRTVGRPLGGEVTVAPLVGTEIAVVSPSLEIHHLPHSSCDVAEYLRRAGAKTNMVGLARGFGKRIANLNVEERDTINEHDLAVYVLGNFEVCIEEKFPHLRRGIRVPIVLTGAPPTDRLKAVIDPPVEGYVGEMGRLMHRTKRPEELSVLDEMVEEVARVLDERRAAIAKDPLSVSPARLMDVILEKVPEVRAVTHPTPVTVQMAGLRVKLSYESFAKELRALEIEEGVTVGDVADVLPSKMRNYIWIRIKPFSETNTMV